Part of the Natronobacterium gregoryi SP2 genome, CACCTATGGATCACGCAGAAACACTCGCGTTCGAACGCATGAACAACGGCCGGGGGACGTGCGACCGCGGCAACTGTACTGGAAACCCAACGAATTCCTACAAGGGGGATTGCCTGTGCGATCGTCACTTCCAGAAGTACATGGCAATGGCACTTGACTGACTGTCCCCGATGTGGCCCGGCGTCGCCCCTACCCTGGCGGGCCGAAGGGGACTGCACCGTTTCGGGGCGGACACCATCTCGCGACTGCCAACCCGGTAGATCGGCCGGGCACGACTCCACGGGCCGTCCCGACCCGCGCCGGGATTCGGCACAAGCCTCCCACACGGGACCCGGCGCACCCATTTTCAGACACAGACCATGCTCGAGATACTACAACAAATCCCGTTTCAGTACTGGAAACTGGCAAAGAGCGAGTTTCGGCGTCGGTTCGCAACCGTTGAGTGGCCCGAGTATCCGGACCACCTGCACCTCGAGATTGACGTCGACGTCCTCGAGGAGCAGCTGCGTCGACACCACTTCGAGGACGCCAACGGCTGGTCGCTCAAATACGAGGATGAGATCCTCAACATGCGCCGGCCCGCCGGCACCGCCGTCGACGGCCGACCACTCGAGGACCACCTTCGAGCCCGTCCCGTCGACGGCGACCTCGAGATCAACGGTCACGTCGAGCCGAATCGCTGGGAGGCGAAAACCGCTCACGTTCACGAGGAGGGGCTGACCTGGCTCGACAAGCACGAGCTCCGCATCCTCCTCGAGGGCTGCGGGATCGACGTCGACACACTCGAACCGTGAGAGATGCCATGTCCGTTAAACCACGCACTGACGACCCGTTGCACCGTACGAAGATCGAACTCATCTGCCTAGGGAGGGCTCTGATGCCAGACAAAGATTCGCTTGAGCGAACTGTCGCGACGCTGATTCTCTTCGGCGTCTGGGCGGCGATCGTCCTCGGTCCGATGTTCTTCCCCGAGGCAGAACCCCCACCTTCCGAACTCCAGCTCGGAACCACCGCCGTCGCGTTCCTCGTCCTCGGTCGGATGTGGGACCTCGAGGTTGAACGCGTCCTCGACGGCGTCACGATCAGCACGGACGGCGGCCAACCTCGTGACGACGACCGCGACTGACCCCTTTTCTGATCGCCCTGTCGTCAGGAGAGTGCGGCGGGGAGCATGAACCCTACCCCTTCAACACTAACCCATCATGCCAACAGTCACGATCGAACCCAACGTCAAGTACGACGCAGTATTCGGCACAGACTACGCGATCAACACTGACGACCGCTCGAGAACAAGCGCCCGTGTCCTCCGCGAGGAGTACGAGCGCGAATACTCGCAGGCCGTCGAGGCCTACGAGGCTATCGAAGACGACGTCGAAGATCGTGGTTACTCGCTGGATCACGATGTCGACGGCTCACTCTGGCACCAGTTCAACGTCGCCAAGGATCCGGACCTACTCGCCAAGATCGCGACGTACTTCGACGGTGTCGACGCGACTGAGCCGACAGACCTGATCCGAGCAAAGCTCCGACTCCTCGATGGACAGGTCTACGCGAACGCCCAGATCGCAACAGAAGCCGAACTGCGCGAGCAGTCAGGATGACCAACACAGTCCAGATCCCACACGAACGCAACGACGTCGTCGGACAGGCCGCGTTCCACATCCTCGAGACGTTCGCCGGGCCCGCAGCGGAGGCCGACGATCCTGTTCTCGAGGATCTCGAACGCAACCTTCAGCGCGCGCTCCAGGACTTCCCGGAGCTCACCGGCAAGACCATCACCGTCGGCCGGATGGATCCGGACGAGGACGACTACATCGGCTACGCGCAGTTCTGGAACCTCATGATCCAGTTTCCGGCCGACTCACCCACGTCCTGGCGGACCGTCTACCACGAACTCGCCCACCTCGCGATCCACGTCCAGAACCAGCAGGGCGAAGACGTCCCGCCGACGTCGGAACCGTTCTGCTCGATCGTCGGCATCTCCCGGATGTCGGTCGAGTTGATCGACGGCGACCGGATCTCCTACCTCGGCTACCCGTCGGTCCCACGCGAGGAGTGGCCGGAGATCTGCGAGCGAGCGCTCGAGTACCGCGAGGAACACGGCCCGAATAGCCACTACATCAACCAGTGCTGCGACTGGCTCGGTATCGACGACCGCGAGTCGAGAACGGCGTACTGAAAGACTGACGATGGGATACACGTTCAACTGCGATGTCTGCGAGGATCGCTACGACCACGCGCCTGCGTTCATGGGCGAGTTTCGCGAACAGTTTCTGAAGACTTCACCGTCGACGCTTACGCAACTCTTTCAGCCCGGCGAGACGGCGACTATCTGCCAGGAGTGTGCTGAGGCACTTTTCTTGTCCGGAAAACTCGCTGTCTGTACCCGATGTGGGTATGCAGAGCACGCAACCGAACTCCCGGCTGGCCTCGAGACGTGTCCGCGATGCGACGAAAAGGACACGTTCGACTTCAGAGGTGTCGATCACGATGAGTAACCACTGCACCAACTGCGGTCATCCTACCGATCATACCGAAGAACATCACGTCGACCAGCAGCGCGGGAACAACGATCCCGACAACCTGACCGATCGTTGCCGGCGCTGCCATCACGACGGCACGCATGACAACCCGCGAGCTGTCGACAAGCTGTCCGAACGTCGCTACGGCCCCCGACGTCCGAACACGGGTCCTCGGCGTATCTCGAACGTCGGTCCGCGCTGACCCAGTACTGACAGGCCGACCGCTAACGATCCACCAATGACAGACGACGAGGAGTACGAAATCTCGAGTGAGCCCTCACGGGACGAACAGGGACACCCAGTCCACCCGGAACGGGGCCACCGGATCTGTGGTGCGGTCAAGTCCGACCGAACGACACCGACTGACCACGGCCGAGAGCGCGACGACTACGAGTACTGCCTGCAGCCAGCAGGCTGGGGCGAAGATCGCAACGTCGGGCCGTGCAGCAATCACCCAGTGACTGGTGAACAGTGGGGGGAGTCCAACCCGAACTACGAGAACGGCGACTACTCTGAGTTCGCCGACTTCATGAAAGAGTCGCTCACCGACCGCGAGCAGGAGGCGATGGCAAACCTCGACCTCGAGGAGTCTGCTGAGGACTTCGCAAAAGATGTCGTCAAGGAGGCGTACCTGAAGTACCTCCGGACTGGCGACGATCGGTTCCTCCGGGAGGCCCGTCAGTGGGCGTCGGAGTTCGGCGTGATCGAGAAGCCTGCAGAGAAACTTGAGCACGAACACTCGGGCTCGATTGAGAACGACGTAAACGTGCCAGAACACGTCTCGAACGCGATCGCGTCTGCGGCGGAATCGAACCTCAAGTCTGGCGGTGATCACCAGTGAGTTCAACTCCCGACCCCGGCGGCGACCCGGGCACGGTCGACCCTGAAAAGCGGGCGGGCATCTACCGGGCGACCTACGAGTCGTTCCCGGCCTTCGCCGATGTCGTCTTCTCGGAGTCGTTCGAGAACTTTGTCCGTGGCGAGTGGATTGCCCGCCGCTGCCGGC contains:
- a CDS encoding 4'-phosphopantetheinyl transferase family protein, encoding MTDDEEYEISSEPSRDEQGHPVHPERGHRICGAVKSDRTTPTDHGRERDDYEYCLQPAGWGEDRNVGPCSNHPVTGEQWGESNPNYENGDYSEFADFMKESLTDREQEAMANLDLEESAEDFAKDVVKEAYLKYLRTGDDRFLREARQWASEFGVIEKPAEKLEHEHSGSIENDVNVPEHVSNAIASAAESNLKSGGDHQ